The following coding sequences are from one Geothrix sp. window:
- a CDS encoding energy transducer TonB, with amino-acid sequence MKSSGLFLLLMCCSILQVSAQSVDPCLAANTTKVSTPDFKAFTFPEYPSLARIAHIENTVEILINTDFQGNVNNVHFCKGMEQLRASVLKAAAQWRFPEKLQKNIRVAIQFKLSETCIETTYKVTNDDQLRIVIESKFTSPPITSDSFK; translated from the coding sequence ATGAAGTCATCCGGGCTATTCCTTCTTCTGATGTGTTGTTCAATCCTCCAGGTGAGCGCACAGTCGGTCGATCCCTGTCTGGCTGCAAACACCACAAAGGTTTCCACACCAGATTTTAAGGCATTCACTTTCCCTGAATACCCAAGCCTGGCTCGAATCGCTCATATTGAAAATACGGTCGAAATACTGATCAATACTGATTTTCAAGGCAATGTTAATAATGTCCATTTTTGTAAGGGTATGGAGCAGCTTCGCGCCTCTGTGCTCAAAGCAGCCGCACAATGGCGGTTCCCTGAAAAACTCCAAAAGAATATCCGGGTGGCAATCCAGTTCAAACTCTCTGAGACATGCATTGAGACAACATACAAAGTCACCAATGATGATCAGCTTAGAATTGTCATTGAATCTAAGTTCACCTCGCCACCGATCACCTCGGATTCATTCAAATGA
- a CDS encoding CPBP family intramembrane glutamic endopeptidase, whose translation MKRRDRKLELFLLVLLVLRFSVFLPHVFWIYIISTGITTYFAIKLVWPERIAFHLEIPSRSHLWIWGGALGVAAAGANIWIRWEFHGVAPVLDQGWYLQIIFLPIIQFFVAATAEEPFFRGLLWGYLKRQGRPDWVILVVQALLFFVCHAYYARPGLYANWGSTLFMGFVFGIAAWKTRSILPSMIAHALVNGLTQAFTSSLK comes from the coding sequence ATGAAGAGGCGTGACCGAAAATTGGAGCTGTTCCTTCTCGTATTGCTGGTGCTCCGATTTTCCGTATTTCTTCCACATGTGTTTTGGATTTATATCATTTCGACAGGCATCACAACCTACTTTGCGATCAAGTTGGTTTGGCCTGAACGAATCGCTTTCCATCTCGAAATTCCAAGTAGGTCTCATTTATGGATATGGGGCGGCGCATTAGGAGTCGCAGCTGCTGGGGCCAACATCTGGATTCGATGGGAATTTCATGGGGTTGCGCCAGTATTGGATCAAGGATGGTACCTTCAGATTATTTTTCTGCCGATAATTCAATTTTTTGTTGCTGCCACCGCTGAAGAACCCTTTTTTCGTGGACTGCTCTGGGGATATCTAAAACGGCAAGGTCGACCGGACTGGGTCATTCTAGTGGTTCAGGCTTTATTATTTTTTGTTTGCCACGCCTATTATGCTCGACCAGGGTTATATGCAAATTGGGGTAGCACTCTGTTCATGGGCTTTGTTTTCGGTATCGCTGCATGGAAAACCCGTTCAATTCTGCCAAGCATGATCGCTCACGCTCTCGTAAATGGCTTAACACAAGCATTCACTTCGTCATTAAAGTAA
- a CDS encoding ribonuclease E inhibitor RraB, with the protein MAGELHSLGGFLMIPISQLEDMFSDMRSNPALNAEGVLLWGYFFTDRDEEKLNQAAYALEDLGYRFVEIYPSDGEDSYWLHVERVEAHTPVTLFDRNVFLEAFAQKYGLLTYDGMDVGPVPAT; encoded by the coding sequence GTGGCCGGTGAGCTTCATTCGTTAGGTGGCTTCCTGATGATCCCAATCTCCCAACTGGAAGACATGTTCTCTGACATGCGTTCCAACCCGGCCTTGAATGCCGAGGGGGTTTTGCTTTGGGGCTACTTCTTCACGGACCGTGATGAAGAGAAATTGAATCAAGCAGCCTACGCACTCGAAGACCTAGGTTACAGGTTCGTCGAGATCTACCCATCTGATGGCGAGGATTCCTATTGGCTTCATGTGGAACGCGTCGAAGCACATACACCTGTAACCTTGTTTGATCGGAATGTGTTTCTTGAAGCATTTGCCCAAAAATATGGATTGCTCACCTACGATGGCATGGATGTCGGGCCAGTCCCAGCCACCTAA
- a CDS encoding YegJ family protein, protein MPTNHILLSFLLFATAFTACKPKAGQIVKRSGEPDMAYVAPDDQAMNAAILKARSTLSTFKQNLVKPPANATDFSVKVAFSYGPEKFEHIWLSNPEFKDGQIYGSIGNEPVDLKNFKLGQRVSANESAISDWMFLENGLLRGGFTLRVLLDKLPPSERAAQLNSMRLRLD, encoded by the coding sequence ATGCCCACCAATCACATACTTCTATCATTCCTCCTGTTCGCAACGGCCTTCACAGCTTGCAAGCCAAAGGCTGGTCAAATTGTCAAACGTAGCGGTGAACCTGATATGGCTTACGTCGCCCCTGATGATCAGGCGATGAATGCTGCCATTCTGAAAGCCCGATCCACACTCTCAACATTCAAACAGAATTTGGTCAAACCACCTGCAAACGCCACCGACTTCTCGGTCAAGGTTGCCTTCTCATATGGCCCCGAGAAATTTGAACACATCTGGCTCTCTAACCCCGAGTTCAAGGATGGACAAATTTACGGAAGTATTGGCAACGAGCCCGTGGATTTGAAGAATTTCAAATTGGGTCAGCGAGTCTCTGCCAATGAGTCGGCCATCTCAGATTGGATGTTTCTTGAGAACGGTCTTCTTCGGGGCGGATTTACCTTGAGAGTATTATTAGACAAGCTTCCTCCATCCGAACGCGCAGCTCAGTTAAATTCCATGCGCCTTCGACTTGATTAG
- a CDS encoding VOC family protein — protein MTILRAVHPVLMSRNVATSVRFYETLGFSLVFQNLIDNPTYAVVTKDSVELHLQWQDESQWATAVDRPTYRFLVEDVDGFYEYLYKRGVFKYQASSDSPWLIPGNTAWGTREFHLLDPDGNGLQFYRPM, from the coding sequence ATGACAATACTCCGGGCTGTCCATCCGGTCCTAATGTCTAGGAATGTTGCTACGTCAGTTCGGTTCTACGAAACACTGGGCTTCTCATTGGTCTTTCAAAACCTCATCGACAATCCAACATACGCAGTAGTCACCAAAGACAGTGTCGAACTTCACCTTCAATGGCAGGACGAAAGTCAGTGGGCTACCGCCGTAGATCGCCCGACATACAGATTCCTCGTCGAGGACGTTGATGGTTTCTACGAATACCTTTATAAGCGTGGTGTATTCAAATACCAGGCTTCAAGCGATAGCCCTTGGCTAATCCCTGGCAACACTGCGTGGGGTACTCGTGAATTCCACCTCCTCGATCCAGATGGAAACGGGCTCCAGTTCTACCGCCCTATGTGA
- a CDS encoding DinB family protein — protein MNPSKPSLDEIVAVLDRTPTSLATLLEGLSETWVTATEGDNTWSPYDVIGHLIYGERVNWIPRARHILSGETQPFEPFDRTAQFTQSRGKPLSELLTTFAELRRDNVAVLLGMNLTNADLDRVGLHPELGDVTLAQLLATWVVHDLDHLGQIARTMAKVCASSVGPWANYLSILKDRQH, from the coding sequence ATGAACCCATCCAAACCTTCTCTTGATGAAATTGTGGCGGTGCTTGATCGAACGCCAACCAGTCTCGCAACGCTACTCGAAGGGCTGTCTGAGACCTGGGTAACGGCCACCGAAGGGGACAATACTTGGTCCCCATACGACGTCATCGGTCATCTCATCTACGGCGAACGAGTTAATTGGATTCCCCGAGCCCGGCACATCTTGTCGGGAGAGACACAACCATTTGAGCCATTTGATCGAACTGCGCAATTCACCCAAAGCCGTGGCAAGCCTCTATCAGAGTTGCTCACGACCTTTGCCGAGCTTCGACGAGACAATGTTGCTGTTCTGCTCGGAATGAACCTTACGAACGCTGACCTTGATCGCGTTGGACTGCACCCGGAACTCGGTGACGTAACGTTGGCGCAGTTATTGGCAACGTGGGTTGTCCATGACCTCGACCACCTTGGGCAAATTGCGCGTACGATGGCAAAGGTTTGTGCCAGCTCTGTAGGACCTTGGGCGAATTACCTATCGATTTTGAAGGACCGTCAGCATTAA
- a CDS encoding DUF1648 domain-containing protein — protein METGSYAKRLWLLWLALPLTSLNYSLCWKHLPAQIAMHYDVSGRPNSWASPDGARTFSLGFLFFMLLVFTAVGYLVAYTRPDRAKPAVILLFISMGLVFAFINGFVWFNLVG, from the coding sequence ATGGAAACAGGCTCGTACGCCAAACGATTGTGGTTATTGTGGCTGGCTCTACCGCTGACTTCGCTGAATTACTCGCTTTGCTGGAAGCACCTACCGGCACAGATTGCCATGCACTACGACGTAAGTGGTCGTCCCAATAGTTGGGCGTCGCCAGACGGCGCCCGGACCTTCTCATTGGGCTTTCTCTTCTTCATGCTCTTGGTGTTCACAGCTGTTGGCTATCTTGTGGCCTACACGAGGCCAGATCGCGCGAAGCCAGCCGTCATTCTCTTGTTCATTTCCATGGGTCTCGTTTTTGCCTTCATTAACGGGTTCGTGTGGTTCAACTTGGTAGGCTAA
- a CDS encoding dihydrofolate reductase family protein: protein MARLVFGMNQSLDGYVDHLAFAPGPTLFHHFVEEARRQAGSVYGRRMYEVMRYWDDDHPEWDEEEHAFAAAWRAQPKWVVSRSLKSVGPNARLVGNDLEVAIRELKAERDGEIEVAGPNLAHSLTELGLIDEYRIYLHPVVLGHGKPFFAGPRPPLRLITQDLMGEDVIRLTYVPASSPDSPDGHHR from the coding sequence ATGGCCAGGCTTGTATTCGGAATGAACCAGTCTCTGGACGGCTACGTCGACCATTTGGCGTTTGCACCAGGCCCCACGCTCTTCCACCACTTCGTCGAGGAGGCCCGGAGACAGGCGGGCAGCGTTTACGGCCGCCGGATGTATGAGGTCATGCGGTACTGGGACGACGATCATCCTGAATGGGATGAAGAGGAACACGCCTTCGCGGCAGCATGGCGGGCTCAGCCGAAATGGGTCGTCTCGCGCTCGTTGAAGTCCGTCGGCCCCAACGCCAGGCTTGTCGGGAATGACCTTGAGGTCGCGATCCGCGAGTTGAAGGCCGAGCGCGACGGGGAGATCGAAGTTGCCGGCCCGAACCTGGCGCACAGCCTCACCGAACTCGGCCTGATCGATGAGTATCGAATCTACCTGCACCCCGTTGTGCTCGGTCACGGCAAGCCATTTTTCGCCGGGCCCCGGCCGCCGCTCCGCCTCATCACTCAGGACCTAATGGGCGAGGATGTCATCAGGTTGACCTACGTCCCTGCATCATCCCCCGACTCGCCGGACGGACATCACCGTTGA
- a CDS encoding SRPBCC family protein, with product MPDILHRVGIDASPAKVFSALTTIDGLRHWWVGETKWNTGLGELIDFGFCQMKVIESTADSLVHWTCTSGPDEWVNTGVFFRLEWKEGQTFILFTHSGWKEPVEFMHHCSTKWATFLLSLRDWLESGSGKATPNDIKIHVGD from the coding sequence ATGCCGGACATTCTTCATCGCGTTGGAATTGATGCCTCTCCTGCCAAGGTCTTCAGTGCGTTGACGACGATTGATGGGCTGCGACACTGGTGGGTCGGTGAGACCAAATGGAATACCGGACTTGGCGAACTGATCGACTTCGGCTTCTGCCAAATGAAGGTCATTGAGTCCACCGCAGACTCTCTTGTCCACTGGACATGCACGTCGGGTCCCGATGAATGGGTCAACACAGGCGTATTCTTCCGGCTGGAATGGAAGGAAGGGCAGACCTTCATCCTATTCACGCATTCTGGCTGGAAAGAGCCCGTTGAATTCATGCATCACTGCAGCACCAAATGGGCCACCTTCCTTTTGAGTCTGCGGGACTGGCTTGAATCCGGCAGCGGCAAGGCCACCCCTAATGACATCAAAATCCACGTCGGCGATTGA
- a CDS encoding DUF1398 domain-containing protein: protein MSDATENLMAAQQRGMAGRPSIGGFPYLAETLRRAGVTRNLWYLPACQSVYLTKLGPVTVLGTPLIEGMADVPPFNREALVAALRTDQSGRSTFPEFLQASWNAGVVKYDVDLIGRTCTYHGVGDEAYVETYPEVEI from the coding sequence GTGAGTGATGCCACTGAGAATTTGATGGCGGCCCAGCAGCGAGGAATGGCTGGACGCCCGAGCATAGGAGGGTTCCCTTATTTGGCCGAAACCCTCCGAAGGGCTGGAGTAACAAGAAACCTCTGGTATTTGCCAGCATGCCAAAGCGTCTACCTGACCAAGCTGGGTCCCGTCACGGTTCTGGGAACACCGCTGATCGAGGGCATGGCCGATGTGCCTCCGTTCAACCGCGAAGCGCTGGTTGCGGCTTTGCGGACGGATCAATCTGGTCGCAGCACCTTCCCGGAGTTTTTGCAGGCCAGTTGGAACGCCGGCGTCGTCAAGTATGACGTCGACCTTATTGGACGAACCTGCACCTACCATGGTGTTGGTGATGAAGCGTACGTTGAAACCTACCCTGAAGTCGAGATCTAG
- a CDS encoding tetratricopeptide repeat protein, whose amino-acid sequence MPGFTTRAFLAAVLLVGPISAGTGATIAPPRRQKTATLPKDPEAAYKLAATALLAANYAKAVDLFLANMKKFPKHPRMEDLQWGLAESYRGKGDTEMALAEYSRFYQDYGDAPRAAEALYKAGGCYEVLGDKMTAKLSYTVISRKFPTSAFAEQARTRLSELQSEPAK is encoded by the coding sequence ATGCCTGGATTCACGACTCGTGCATTTCTCGCCGCTGTGCTCCTGGTTGGCCCGATCTCCGCCGGCACTGGGGCCACCATCGCGCCCCCCCGGCGGCAGAAAACGGCGACGTTGCCCAAGGACCCCGAGGCTGCCTACAAGCTCGCCGCAACGGCCCTACTGGCTGCAAACTATGCCAAGGCGGTGGATCTCTTCCTCGCCAACATGAAGAAGTTCCCGAAGCACCCGCGAATGGAGGATCTCCAGTGGGGCCTGGCCGAGTCGTATCGCGGCAAGGGAGACACCGAGATGGCACTCGCTGAGTACAGCCGCTTCTACCAGGACTACGGCGATGCCCCCCGCGCTGCAGAGGCGCTGTATAAGGCGGGTGGATGCTATGAGGTTCTCGGCGATAAGATGACCGCCAAGCTGTCCTACACGGTCATCAGCAGGAAATTCCCAACATCAGCATTTGCTGAACAGGCGAGGACGCGATTGAGCGAACTACAGTCCGAACCTGCGAAATAG
- a CDS encoding methyltransferase has translation MDRSSRNRLTETLLPQFGGDTLFDAIARAVCRAGCLPRKELFEAWEVARRVRRRFRGGRIVDLACGHGLLAQVLLLLDDGSPGALAVDQRIPKSAAALEASLCAAWPRLQGRVSYLEADLRAVPLDREDLVVSVHACGALTDLVLERAVAAGARVAVLPCCHDLKAADLGGLEGWLEGTLAMDAARAARLRAQGYRVFTQLIPGDITPKNRLLMAEPEAARP, from the coding sequence GTGGATCGCTCATCCCGCAATCGGCTCACCGAGACCCTCCTCCCCCAGTTCGGGGGAGACACCCTGTTCGACGCCATCGCCCGGGCGGTGTGCCGGGCCGGATGCCTGCCGCGCAAGGAGCTGTTCGAGGCCTGGGAAGTCGCCCGCAGGGTGCGGCGCCGGTTCAGGGGGGGCCGGATCGTGGATCTGGCCTGCGGCCACGGCCTGCTGGCCCAGGTCCTCCTCCTGCTCGACGATGGCTCGCCCGGGGCGTTGGCCGTGGATCAGCGGATCCCGAAGAGCGCCGCGGCTCTGGAGGCTTCGCTATGCGCGGCGTGGCCGCGTCTGCAGGGGCGGGTCAGCTACCTCGAGGCGGACCTGAGGGCGGTGCCGCTCGATCGGGAGGATCTGGTCGTCTCGGTGCACGCCTGCGGTGCACTGACCGACCTGGTCCTGGAACGGGCGGTGGCAGCCGGGGCGCGCGTGGCGGTACTGCCCTGCTGCCACGATCTCAAGGCGGCCGATCTCGGCGGCCTTGAGGGTTGGCTGGAAGGTACCCTGGCCATGGACGCGGCCCGGGCGGCCCGACTGCGAGCCCAGGGATACCGCGTGTTCACGCAGCTGATCCCGGGGGACATCACGCCGAAAAACAGGCTGCTGATGGCCGAACCGGAAGCGGCCCGGCCCTGA
- a CDS encoding PLDc N-terminal domain-containing protein produces the protein MFQPTQSQSALVLFLIVGVPLLLGWLGLIVQCANASFKSDGDKVAWILILVLLGPVGAALYLIAGRTRQTRPADREKWVV, from the coding sequence ATGTTCCAGCCGACCCAATCCCAGAGCGCCCTGGTCCTGTTCCTCATCGTCGGAGTGCCCCTGCTCCTCGGCTGGCTGGGCCTGATCGTCCAGTGCGCCAATGCCTCCTTCAAATCCGATGGCGACAAGGTCGCGTGGATCCTCATCCTGGTCCTGCTTGGCCCGGTCGGCGCCGCGCTCTATCTCATCGCCGGCCGCACCCGCCAGACCCGGCCGGCGGACCGTGAGAAGTGGGTGGTGTGA
- a CDS encoding DUF5700 domain-containing putative Zn-dependent protease gives MDPRAIVTSLLVALASHTPGCAQGLAVDAGFAEEALRLLEGPAGPASPRLLASPALAHLLRHARHWDYDVPKASPEALASHLLKKVGSQPDGVATLRASLTHFRQVLQADDGWTRDALDCLPAGFRFQGSALYLTCGYDIGVATPGCASLNGAHPHFKGHPRELTYYAIHELHHVGYMAHHPPLRLEDLKTCGDLLRFVEYSTHMEGMAVWAAHGRRERDGALAEDADYVALGDAATLARLARAFRAIHDDLSARKRQVLTPGDWALLDQLAGKERLWYRVGAMMARDIERSRGRGALASLVREGPAEFFKAHRALAERP, from the coding sequence ATGGATCCCAGGGCGATCGTGACGAGCCTGCTGGTGGCGCTGGCCTCCCACACCCCCGGCTGCGCGCAGGGGCTGGCCGTGGACGCGGGCTTCGCCGAGGAAGCCCTGCGGCTCCTGGAAGGACCGGCGGGCCCGGCCTCCCCGCGCCTGCTGGCTTCGCCGGCGCTGGCCCACCTGCTCCGGCACGCGCGGCACTGGGATTACGACGTGCCGAAGGCCTCGCCCGAGGCGCTCGCCTCCCACCTGCTGAAGAAGGTGGGAAGTCAACCGGACGGGGTGGCCACGCTGCGGGCGAGCCTCACCCACTTCCGCCAGGTCCTCCAGGCCGACGACGGTTGGACGCGGGACGCGCTGGATTGCCTCCCGGCGGGTTTCCGCTTCCAGGGCTCCGCGCTCTACCTCACCTGCGGGTACGACATCGGCGTCGCCACCCCCGGCTGCGCATCCTTGAACGGCGCCCATCCGCACTTCAAGGGGCACCCGCGGGAGCTCACCTACTACGCCATCCACGAGCTGCACCACGTGGGCTACATGGCCCACCACCCGCCGTTGCGCCTGGAGGACCTGAAGACCTGCGGCGACCTGCTCCGCTTCGTCGAGTACTCCACGCACATGGAGGGCATGGCCGTGTGGGCCGCCCATGGCAGGCGGGAACGGGATGGCGCCCTGGCCGAGGATGCGGACTATGTGGCCCTGGGCGACGCAGCCACCCTCGCCCGACTGGCGCGGGCCTTCCGCGCCATCCACGACGACCTCAGCGCCCGGAAGCGCCAGGTCCTGACGCCGGGGGACTGGGCCCTCCTGGACCAGCTCGCGGGGAAGGAGCGCCTCTGGTACCGGGTCGGGGCCATGATGGCACGGGACATCGAGCGATCCCGGGGCCGGGGGGCCCTCGCGAGCCTGGTCCGCGAAGGCCCGGCGGAGTTCTTCAAGGCCCATCGGGCGTTGGCGGAGCGCCCCTGA
- a CDS encoding VOC family protein codes for MSGNPVAWFEIYVQDMARARAFYQAVFQVAFRQLSAPLDELEMWAFPSDMDRYGSAGTLVKMAGVPSGGMGTLVYFHCEDCAVEEARVVPAGGRVHRPKMAIGEFGFISLLHDTEGNMIGLHSMQ; via the coding sequence ATGAGTGGCAATCCCGTCGCGTGGTTCGAGATCTACGTGCAGGACATGGCCCGGGCCCGGGCCTTCTACCAGGCCGTGTTCCAGGTAGCCTTCCGGCAGCTGAGCGCCCCGCTGGACGAGCTGGAGATGTGGGCCTTCCCTTCCGACATGGACCGCTACGGCAGCGCCGGGACGCTCGTGAAGATGGCGGGCGTCCCCTCCGGCGGCATGGGCACCCTGGTCTACTTCCACTGCGAGGACTGCGCCGTGGAAGAGGCCCGCGTGGTTCCGGCCGGCGGGCGCGTGCACCGGCCCAAGATGGCCATCGGCGAGTTCGGCTTCATCTCCCTGCTGCACGACACGGAGGGGAACATGATCGGCCTGCACTCCATGCAGTAG
- a CDS encoding dihydrofolate reductase family protein, with the protein MPLLRTNVAMSLDGFIARADGSYDWIPADPGVDFVALFAQFDHFVMGRRTFEVVQALGEQDPTRGRSILVASRTLPPSTIPGVEVVGAGLAERLRALKATPGRDLWLFGGASLFRELLDLGLVDQVEVSVIPILLGGGIPLVSPGRSRALRLLSQHALPNGILQLVYAVAPD; encoded by the coding sequence ATGCCCCTGCTCCGCACCAATGTCGCCATGAGCCTGGACGGGTTCATCGCCCGGGCCGACGGCTCGTACGACTGGATCCCCGCCGATCCCGGCGTGGACTTCGTGGCGCTCTTCGCCCAGTTCGACCACTTCGTCATGGGCCGCAGGACCTTCGAGGTGGTGCAGGCCCTGGGCGAGCAGGACCCCACCCGGGGCCGGTCCATCCTGGTGGCCTCGCGCACCCTGCCGCCCTCGACCATCCCGGGGGTGGAGGTGGTGGGGGCGGGCCTTGCGGAGCGCCTCCGCGCCCTGAAGGCGACCCCCGGCCGGGACCTCTGGCTGTTCGGCGGCGCCAGCCTCTTCCGCGAGCTGCTGGACCTGGGGCTGGTGGACCAGGTGGAGGTCTCGGTGATCCCCATCCTCCTGGGGGGCGGCATCCCGCTGGTGTCCCCGGGCCGGTCCCGCGCTCTGCGGCTCCTCAGCCAGCACGCGCTGCCCAACGGCATCCTGCAGCTGGTCTACGCGGTGGCGCCGGACTGA
- a CDS encoding tetratricopeptide repeat protein: MSPLLRSLSPMARMLVGFCLVVQAGALPAGDIALFQRYIAQNACIDQAGRAVQERRFGEASRLLETCLQKVPDHFEAHYLLARMAYEGRDYTGTLAHLDISLRALADLDRCYREELADLKAQDEAEELIMRSGLDNLAARGVDPTGCSGFLYRVKRSAIEFLESKKGHLYQSENPFALPADYLFLRGNALYRLGRREEARAQFRQAVATDPTHANAWNNLLALHLEAKDPVQARADLQRAEAARIAVRPELRQAILATP; this comes from the coding sequence ATGTCTCCCCTGCTGCGGTCTCTCAGCCCCATGGCACGCATGCTGGTCGGGTTCTGTCTGGTGGTCCAGGCGGGGGCACTCCCGGCTGGCGACATTGCCCTCTTCCAGCGCTACATCGCCCAGAACGCCTGCATCGACCAGGCGGGCCGGGCCGTGCAGGAGCGCCGTTTCGGCGAGGCCTCTCGGCTGCTCGAGACCTGCCTCCAAAAGGTCCCGGATCATTTCGAGGCCCACTACCTGCTGGCCCGCATGGCCTACGAGGGACGCGACTACACCGGCACCCTCGCCCACCTGGACATCTCCCTGCGGGCCCTGGCGGACCTGGATCGATGCTACAGGGAGGAACTGGCGGACCTGAAGGCCCAGGATGAGGCCGAGGAGCTCATCATGCGGTCCGGGCTGGACAACCTGGCGGCCCGGGGCGTGGATCCCACGGGCTGCTCGGGCTTCCTATACCGGGTCAAACGGAGCGCCATCGAGTTCCTGGAATCCAAGAAGGGCCACCTGTACCAGTCGGAGAATCCCTTCGCCCTGCCGGCAGACTACCTGTTCCTGCGCGGCAACGCCCTCTACCGCCTGGGCCGCCGTGAGGAGGCCCGGGCGCAGTTCCGGCAGGCCGTGGCCACCGATCCCACCCATGCGAACGCCTGGAACAACCTGCTGGCCCTGCACCTCGAGGCGAAGGATCCGGTCCAGGCCCGCGCCGACCTGCAGCGGGCCGAGGCCGCCCGCATCGCCGTCCGTCCCGAGCTGCGGCAGGCCATCCTCGCCACACCCTGA
- a CDS encoding NAD(P)-dependent alcohol dehydrogenase, translating to MTLAKAYAATSATAPLGPYQFERRAVGPHDVQIEIAYCGICHSDLHQVRNEWGNSAYPMVPGHEIVGKVTAIGAHVKGFKVGDLAGVGCLVDSCRTCPSCQRQLEQFCEKGAAFSYNSTEMDRKTITQGGYSSSIVTDEAFTLKISPKLDLAAAAPLLCAGITTYSPLRHWKTKAGDKVGVVGLGGLGHMAVKIAAAMGAEVTMLSTSKSKEADARKLGAHHFGLTSDDATFKKLAGHFDLIIDTISAPHDYNKYLGLLRVEGSMVLLGVPPEPTPVSAFPLIMGRRSLSGSLIGGIAETQEMLDFCAEHNIVSDIELIPVQQVNEAYERMLKNDVRYRFVLDMKTL from the coding sequence ATGACCCTCGCCAAAGCCTACGCCGCCACCTCCGCGACCGCGCCCCTGGGACCCTACCAGTTCGAGCGCCGGGCCGTGGGCCCGCACGATGTCCAGATCGAGATCGCCTACTGCGGCATCTGCCACTCGGACCTGCACCAGGTGCGCAACGAGTGGGGCAACAGCGCCTATCCCATGGTTCCCGGCCACGAGATCGTGGGCAAGGTCACGGCCATCGGCGCTCACGTGAAGGGCTTCAAGGTCGGTGATCTGGCCGGCGTGGGCTGCCTGGTGGACAGCTGCCGCACCTGCCCCAGCTGCCAGCGCCAGCTCGAGCAGTTCTGCGAGAAGGGTGCCGCCTTCAGCTACAACAGCACCGAGATGGACCGCAAGACCATCACCCAGGGCGGGTATTCGTCCAGCATCGTGACGGACGAGGCCTTCACCCTGAAGATCTCGCCCAAGCTCGACCTGGCCGCCGCCGCGCCCCTGCTCTGCGCGGGCATCACCACCTACTCGCCCCTGCGCCACTGGAAGACCAAGGCGGGCGACAAGGTGGGCGTGGTGGGCCTGGGCGGCCTGGGCCACATGGCCGTGAAGATCGCCGCGGCCATGGGCGCCGAGGTCACCATGCTGAGCACCTCCAAGTCCAAGGAGGCCGATGCCCGCAAGCTGGGCGCCCACCACTTCGGGCTCACCTCGGACGACGCCACGTTCAAGAAGCTGGCGGGCCACTTCGACCTCATCATCGACACCATCTCCGCCCCCCACGACTACAACAAGTACCTGGGCCTGCTCCGCGTGGAGGGCTCCATGGTGCTGCTGGGCGTGCCGCCCGAGCCCACGCCGGTATCCGCCTTCCCCCTGATCATGGGCCGCCGCAGCCTCAGCGGCTCGCTCATCGGCGGCATCGCGGAAACCCAGGAGATGCTCGACTTCTGCGCCGAGCACAACATCGTCTCCGACATCGAGCTGATCCCCGTCCAGCAGGTCAACGAGGCCTACGAGCGCATGCTGAAGAACGACGTGCGCTACCGCTTCGTGCTGGACATGAAGACGCTCTGA